The window TGCAGAGACAGTGCACAGTGCAAGGGGTGACCTGATGCCAAGGGGGCTGGCAGCGTCCAAGCGAAGGTCACTCCTCCCCTGTAGCATTGGCCAAAGCTGCCATCTTCCTCCATGCAAGCTCCCAAAGAGCTACCACAAGGGGATGGCTGGAATCTTTTAGTGTTTTAAAGAAACTTTCTACTCAGTTAATAGAGGTCACTCTTCTGCACTTAATCCCAACCCACAGCACCAATCACTTCCCATATAATCTCCCagaacagctgtgctgtgatTGCATTGTGGATTACAAAATGACCATTTTCCACAAAACAGCTGCTGATCAGAAGGATAGCATTTAATAATCACTGGCGAGGCGAAGGAGGAGGGGACCAGACAAAGAAGGAAGGGATTTTGCAGCAATTTGGTTTCTTGGAGGATATAGAGATGAACAAAACAGCAGACAAAGTGTGAGTCCCACTTCTGTGCTCTTCATCCAAATTACCAGGACTTCAAAGACTTGCTGCTAAGGTAAATTCAACTATCATTCCTTTTGGGGCTATCTAGATATTATGGTTGGCTATTATCAGTAAGTGCTTGGCTTTTGTGGAGGGAAGCTTTTctaacaatgttttcaggaagTAGTTCAGATTTGCTTCTCATTCCATATGTCTTTTGCATCCTTGATCCACTTCCTGCTCTGACTCATTtgtttcttgcattttttatgtcttttcctTAACACTCTTCCTGAAATTATACGGCCTTTCAACTACTGTCATAAATCAACTGGAGAGAATCTTTTTCCCACTATTGAAGATTTAAATTAGAAAGATGATTTTTGTAAATATTGTGAGTGgaattttttgttaaattaaaGCATTAGCAGCCCAAAACCTGATGACAGAAAATCTTATAATTAAGCATTGATGAAAAACTCAAAAATTTTGTGTGCTGAAGTTTTCAATTTTCAGGtgaaaaattatgtatttgagaaaggaattttttctgtaatttcctTTTCAGTCATAAGCCAaattttccaccaaaaaaactTTCAGTGAGAAGTATGCCACTAATCTTAGCCAGAAACTCTTCCTAGCAGGTGTCTACTCTGTGAAAATGGTGATATTCAACATACCTTCAAATCATGAAAGTCATTAGTTATGGCATCACTGAGACATTACCATCTACATGGTTTAGAAAGAAATGTCCTGGTGAAGAGACAAAAGAAGCCAGAGTATGAAACAATACAGGAAAATTTCAGGAActgagtattttctttctttcaatgAGGGTTTTCAGGGTCAGGCACTGCTTTCTCAGTGTGATGAGATGCTAATAAGGTCCTGCTTTTCAAGAGGAGCTTCAGCACCCTCTTTGTTGACCATGTTTCCAAACTTGCTGGTTAGCAGCAAAAATTATTCTAACTGCACCACTTTTATCTGTGGTGCAGTCACAAACAATGCAGAGCTGGGTCTTGTATTGTTTATTTATAGTGATGTCCACAGAATGCTGGGTCTTTCTCACGCCTTCAGTGCTGGGTGAGTCAGCCGGAGTTAAGTGAAGACGACCAGCAGTAGGCAGCGTCTGTGCAAATGGAATCTATTCAGGGGTAAATAGATTTTCAGAGTCATAAATAGGAAAGGGTGGGAGTATCTGGATGATGTTGTGCCAAACCTAAGGGAGTGCCACGTGGGAAGAGACATGCATTGATTACATGAAAGTTGATGTGTGGGTAGATGACATCTAATCAATCTGTGGAGTGATATTTTGGGGTTCACAGGAGTCAGTGCAGGGTTTTGCAGGAACCTTAAAGTCTTTGTCTTCCCTCTGAGTGAGAAAGTCTCTGGTTCACAAACTGCTTTCTCAATTACTTGTAATGATGAGATGAAATCAGTAAGAATGTGGCAACATTCACTCCTATAAGAAACAAAACCTTTGGCACTTTGTGTGAAAGCAGAGACACTGCCATCCCACCACCCTACCAAGTTTCTGATGTGCATGCAGATGAGAGCTCAGGTGGAAGGAAGGTGCTGCTCTATGGCTTGTACTTAAGATGCCAGGTCTGGACAGCTGGGTGTCCTCTCTGAGCCGGTCACTGCTTTGATGTGTGACCTTCAGCAATATAGGaacattttcctgcctttccccacTGAGAAATCACTATACTCTCTACCTCCCTATGTACAGTAATGAGCTGcttgaaaaaatgttttgggaCACTTGGCAGCAAGATTTCTCATTTAGTTGGAGAGAGCATTCATTGTATTTCATGTAAAGGCAACACATGGTATTCAGAGAAGTTGGTTAACAGTTTCTCCCTTTCATCTCTGAGATGGATGAATGTGATGTTCCTTTCATTTTGCTCATGTGCTCATGTGCTCAGACACTTCAATGCACTCAGCCCTGCTATGTCACCCTCTCTTCCCCAGTACAGATATTCAGCATACTTTGAAATGGTTGAAGCTGACCTATTGGTCCACTGCCCTGGCTTTCAAGAAATGGTTCTTCCATGCTGGGTGAGCTGTTGGGATGTTGTGAGGAGGGCAGAGTGCTCATAACCCCTCCCCACAGATGCATGCTGGGAAAAGGTGGGATGCATAAGGCTGTGTGGGACAACTGGAGGGTGTGACGGTGTCTCGTGTCTGTGTGTTGTagatggagctgctgaagggaCTGCCATTGCGCCGTACTTTCCTGGCTGTCATCCTGAACCTGCTGGCCCTCACCCTCTCCACCACTGCCTTGCTGGGCAGCTACTGGTGCACTGGGACCCAGAAAGTACCCAAGCCTTTGTGTGGGAAGAACAAAGCCTCCCAGTGCGTGGGTGTCCCCATGCCATCTGATGAAGATACAAGCAATGTTTCATCTGAGGACACAGTGCATTACAGCTGGGAGACTGGAGATGACCGCTTTGCCTTCAGATACTTCCACACAGGGATGTGGCTTTCCTGTGAAGAGAGCATGGAAGGACCAGGTAGTGTGTTTCCCAGACAGCCACAACTTATTGCCTTGTATTTACTCCACAGAAGTTTGAAACTGAAAGGTGGGAGGCTGAGAACACCTAGGAGAAAagtcttcttccttttcctagATGGTATCAGCCGTATGCACTGGTGTGGTCAATATATTTCTGTCCTTCACTGGAATGTTCACAGAGCAGGGAATTGGATGGAGAATGGTTGACCCTAGTGTGCCCTTTGGTCTGAAATAGGGGCTGTGAAGTGCAagtgatggtggtggtggctgTGACTTTATGATGGCACTATTCATCCTGATGGGAACTTCCATGAgcccccctttccctttccctttcccgTTCTCTTTCCCCGTATCTCCATTCCTATACACAGCTTACTTCATGTTCCTCAGGGTAAATTTGTGCATGTCCTCTCAGAAATTTAAGTACAGTGATTTTATGCAGATGTTAATTTTTAGCTATCACTATGAGGACAAACAATAGTCGGTTTTCTTAAATCAGCAAACAGAGTAGTTTTGTGTTATTAAACAGAGATTGggcttttcttaaaaaaataataaaataaaacagagaaagagattTACTACCTTACAGATTAAGAGAAAACCTTACAGAGAGAACCTGAGGGATCTGAACCCAAAGGAACTAAAGCTAGGAGGCAAATTCACCTGAGGATTAGAGCTGAAATATGTAATTGTTCTTAGTTTTTGTGATATTGTGACAGGTTTCATTTGTGATTTTTGACCATGTGGGACTGGCACTGTAAATCCTGAAGTGCCAGGGACTGATTGTGCAACCTGTATTAGAATCATTTAGTGCTTCCCTTCACCCTTGATTTGTTGCTGCCCAGACCTGCTCAAGTCCTTCTGCTGGAACCTGTGCCAGGCCAGCACAGGTGGGTGCTCTGCAGTGCTCAGATGCCCTTTACTGCCTGGCACACCCATCAAGGATCAGGACTAATCCAGAAGGTGGCCAACACAGAGATTTGTATCTAAATGTAGAGTGATGAAAGTCACTTGCATCAGGGCCATTCCCCTAAGCCCACCACCCTCTCTTCAGCTCTGCCCAAGTGCAAACATCTCACCTTCTTTAACCAAGCCATCCTTCCACTATagtatttttcatctctgtTGCTGTCAgagtttgaaaataaataactggTGAAGAAAAGCAGACAGAAGGAGGGGTTGAAGCAGAAGGGAATGCTTGAAACTCTCATGTCCTAACAAGTGGGCTGCTTTTTGTTACGAGCATTTCCAGATGGGCTGTGGAAGGAGATGTGTTTATTTaggactggtttgggttgggttgtgTTTCCATGATGCTTGTGGGAATGAAACTACATCCCTCGACTGATTTCTCTAAACGACTTTTCTGTCCACTGGGCAGTCCTGGAATAACCCCAGTGCCTGAAGGAACACAGAAAGTATGTAACATCTGGATTGCAGCAGAACATGGGGCAGAAGCACAGTCAGTCTGGGTCTCCTGCTTCCTGTAAATCAAGCACAACACACCCACTACTGTGCATCTTTGAAGCAACTGCATAgacaataaaaacaacaaaaaagggaCTACTCTGAACAAAAGGAGTTTGAGTTGAGCTGGAGAAAGGATTTCATTATTCAGGCTAATCTCAGGATCGGTTTAGATGAGCCATTACTGAATATCCTCATTAATGCTCTAGGTGAAGTAGCAAATTGCAAGTTAATGAGAACCGCAGATGGCACTAAACTGGGTATCATCCTGAGAGCTGTGGATGACAGAAGTAACACAGGAGATTTGAAAAGATTAGAACTGGGGatagaaattaagaaaatgagATTCTTACATGAAGCGGAAATGTCTGGGAGAAAATACTGTGCCAAGTGGACGAGAGGACCCGCAAATGCACTAATGCAGTATGCAGGGACAGAAATGTACAGATAATAATGATGGACCCTAAGCTGAGACAGTAGTTTGTGCCTGGCCAATATAAAAAGCCAAAGCAAATATTAATACAATTTGTTAAAATAACATGCCTGAAATGTGAGGACCAAGGACCATATTTCTGTATGAGTCTCTGCCACATAAGGGGGACTTGAATCTCTCTCACAAAGTATTTCACTTGtgaagttctttttttttgctttcttctttgaGAAGCAGTGCTAGAAATGCTCTTCTGAGATTAGGGTGTGTGGGAATTCAGCAGAAGTGGTGGATCTGCAATCTGTTACAAGCTACACCCTTAATAGATCTGATCATCAGTAATGTTCTGAATGAGTAGCAACAGATTTTTATATTCAGCAGAGGCTAGTAAGATTTATGAATTGCtgaagctttttttctgaaaaggcCATTTCTAGTTTTGCAGGCAAATATTGCCTTCTCGTCCTTTACCTCAGTGAAAGTCTGGAAAGATAGTCAGAAAAAGACCAGAGGTGAGAAGGTCTGATGGGTAGATTCAGGGATGACTGGATGTATGCACTGAAAGGAGAGTGAGatgaagatattttcttttcccctatGTTCCCTGCATTGTTTTATAAACTAAAagctttggttttgtgtttcagAAGAGAAATGCCGCAGCTTTATTGAGCTTTCGCCACCAGCTGAGAGAGGTAAGAGCAAATCCCTGTATTCCACTGTAGCTGTACAGTGCatctctttggggcagggggcaTGCCGCATTTTGCCTGTGTGGGGACAGCAAGGTGAGTCCCCAAAGAGCCAGGCGTGAAATCCTGTCCTTGTGGTGACTAAAGGAACAAAGGTTTCCTCCCAGATGTTCACATAAGCCACTGTTATTTGTGACGTCAGTGCTAGAAATCTTATATTCCCTTCAGTATGAAGTGGGATGTAATAAGTTGTCTGGTCTGGGATTGTCATCTTGCTGTAGTAAAGGGGAAGAGGATGGATGCAGCCTCAGGGCAATCCCTCCCACACAGTTAACACCATGTTAACTCGGTTCTTCAGTTCTGGGGTCTAATATGATGAATCTGGAAGCTGAATCACCTCTTTGTGGGAAGTGAACAGGACATTTGAAAGTTATGCTTTCAAGGTGAAGTCCCTGCCTCATTAAATACAAAACTACATTTGGGTAGGAGAGATCACCCCTCCTGTCATTGTCACGTTTCAAATCACCCTGTGGATAGCTTCAAAATACTTTGATGTAAGTGTATATATGCTATGGAGATTCTACTTAATGAAGGCTTTTCAATTGGTGTGGGCTTGCTGACTATTCCCTGAGCTGGAAGCTGGAGGCAAGTCGTTTCAGAAGATGTTCATATGTGAAGGGAAAGGCCTGGGGTGCGGAGCCTGTGTCAGCATTCAAACCCTGAGAGCAAGGGTGTAATCAATGCTGGGGATTTGCAAGCGCCATTTTCAGCCCTTCCTGCACAAGGTATCATCTTAACATGACCGGTGTGGGTGCCATTGTGTAGCTGGGTTAGCACCGGACAAGGTGGTGTGGCTGCTGATTGTGGGatgggctggcagagctgggtgtgtgCACAGCAGCTCCACAATACACAGACAACATTACAAGACCAAGTTACACATCATCAGTGGGAAGCCTGGACTCATGAGGGAAATGATGCAGAGGTCTCTGTATATGTGTGGTGCCTGCAACCTCCAGAATACTTTTGACAGTCTGACCTTTAATGAAAGATTCTTCTTGATGGTGCTGCAGCAAGCAAGCCAGCTCCTTTAAACAGGGAATGCAGCTCATCTATTTCTGCTAAAGAGCTAGGTGACTCTATGGCACTAATGATGTTGAGTATTCAAGTCATTGCCACATTAATGAGGGTTTTCTTCACACTCCTTTTCCCCAGCTGAATGTCTCCTCTCAGCCATTAATAGTTGCTAACAGTGGTATTCACAGTGCTGCTTCATTTGTCAGATTAATGTTTCTTCCTCAGTGAATCCTGTGCTTTTCCACAGCCCAGCATTACAGAGTGCCTTTCTTCATTCTCCTTCAATTCGTACTGCACAGCTGTAGAACTCAGCTCAGTTGTGGCCTCTCGTATCACTTAAATCCCACTCAAAATCCCAGCATGAAAGTACCTGCACTCTGTTCAAGAAGGAGGGTGAGTGGTCAGTGTTACTGCCCTGGCTGGATATCACCCCCAAGGAATGTACTTTCATTTTAATTGGGGTTTCAGTGAGAAATACAGGCTTGCAAGAGGCTTCCTAAATTTCAGAGGCCGTGTCCCAGACAGTCATGGATGCACCATATAGCTCTTAAGTAGCCGAGTCCCAGGTTAAAAGTTGTTTGCTTTCATTGTCATGATTAGAGCTCAGGTGTGTTCAACGCAAATCTTTGACCATTAGATTTTATGCTAATAGTCAACAGCTTCCCCTgtcattttccttttgctttcctcCTTGCTGTTTATGGATAATGCTGGCTTTTTTACAGAGGGCATTTTGGTTCCTCTCAGCTCTGCCATGCTAGAGGAGCCAAGACATCCTCTATGACAGGCACTCTGTCCTCTACAGCATCCATTGATCCCTTGCTCACAGGCTGGGGAGATTGCTTTTGGGTGTTTACTGTTTTCCTTCATTCCCTTCTATCCAAAGGACAACCTTTCAGGATTGGGTTGAGAGAGGGGAGTACTCTTCCTTGAACATGGTTTCATCCTGTATTCCTGTCAGGAATCCTGTGGCTGTCACTGGGATCAGAGATGCTGTACATCAGCTTGCTGCTCATCAGCTTCATCCTCCTGATGGTGGAAATTCTGCATACTGGCAATCCTGTCTGTGGGATGAAGCTCAATGCCTTTGCTGCTGTCTCCTCAGTGCTGTCAGGTAAGTGTAGTAGTGTAGTCTTGGAATCTCAGCACTGGACAGCCTGCTTTTCCACTCAAGACTGAAGTATGCTGATCTGGCTCCTGCTGTAACTTCTTTGCTTTGTCCTTTGTGTCCAGGTCTCCTTGGGATGGTGGCACACATGATGTACACTCAAGTCTTCCAGGCAACAGTTAATCTGGGACCGGAGGACTGGAGACCGCACACGTGGGACTATGGCTGGGCATTCTAGTATGTGAGCTCAGAAGCCATCTTCATCCCCCCACCATTAGAGCTTCAGCCATGTCACCcgcttcctcctcctttcttgACCTTCTGTGTGTTCCAAAGACTGTGTGTACCATGGTTCTCCTACTACTAATCTGTCTTTGCCTCACCCTGTTTTAATAAATGGTGGCTGAGATATTTAAATGAATAACTACCAAAGGACTGGGAAAACAATGGGGTCACACCTAAACAATTGCCTTCAGCCCTGCTGACTAATTAGGCTTGCCTCTCTGCTGGTTTGCCCTGTTTGGTCTCAACTCTTCCCTGTGTGCAGAGGCCAGTATCACACTTGCAATGATGCTCTCAAACACACcttgtttttctgcagttttagtAAGTTGCTTTGCTGGTGCTAGTTTGACATCTGCACTAACCAGTGTGGGGACAAAGGGCCTATTCCTGCAACACCAAGCATAGACATGTGCCTAAAGATGTTGGCACAGCTCGGCCCCCAACCAGCAGTCACACCATCCTCTCCAGTGCTGACCCAGCCATATAATGGCAGCTGCACTGGAGGCCAAGGTCATCTTAAGATGGTACTAAAtgcaggaaggagggaaagcagGTAATAGACCACAGTGTCACTTGTGAGCCAGGAAGAGGAGGTGTGAAAAACAAGTGGGTCAGTGTGCCTTCCTCTAAAGGATAAACCAGCCAAGCACAGCTGACACGACATACCTGACTTGAAAAACACTTGCATGAGCCTTGCAGGTGCCCATGGAACGGGCAGATACAATTTGCAATGCTGTATTGACCACATCGATTCTTAAACACTCCAGTGCTGTGTGCCACCCATGGATATCAAATGCCAGGATGGCAACTTGGTTATGCTCAGGTAGACAAGCCTCATGGGCAGTAAGACACCGAGCAGCCCTGCAATGCAGAACTTGATTCTAAGCTGTGCTCTCCTGCTCTGACCAGTTACAGATGTTCCTGCTGCCTTTTTCCCTGTATCACCCCCTTCCCTGTCATAGGGATGACCAAAATTTATCCCACTGATCTAAGAAGAACCTTGTGGTGGGATAACCCCTAAGAACTGTAATGTTATGAGCCTTAGTCACTCTAGTTCGTGTCTGTGCCCAGTAGGTTCTGCCTGGCAAATCAGGGAGAATTGGGGTGTATCACAGTGTTCCTTAGTCTACATGGCTTTTCACAGCATGTGCTTCTTCTGTGTGTCTCTCGCAGCATGGCCTGGGCCTCCTTCACCTGCTGCATGGCCTCTGCTGTCACCACTCTCAATACCTACACCAAGACGATACTGGAGTTCAAAAGGAACCACATCAAGGGATATGATGGGACCCTCAAGGATCACCCTCAGCACCACCAATGCTTCATACAGCAAATAAGCAGCTACTATGAGCCCAAAGGCAAGGTCTTCCATTCAGTTTCTGAAGGAGTTGACTTCTACACTGATCTGCAGCAGAAAATGCTACAGCGGGAACCAGAGCTGGACCTGGATGAAGTCTTGGGCCAGACAATTGGGGAGGATCGCTGTTAGGGATGAGTGTacagggacagagcagtgcGGTTTGGGATGCACAAGAGCTCTGAACCAAGCAATGGCACCACTGTTAGCAGGTTTTGTGGAGCTCTTCTTGTCTCTACAGGGAGTGAAGAGGAGGTGGGAACTGGGTCAGGGCAACTAGAGTAGAAGTTTGGGGATCCTCTGTGGTCGTATACAGTATGATAGGTGCCCTCATCTGACAAGGGTGAAACTGGAGGGACATGCTGGTGCCAGCTGTCTCTAAGCACTTTCAGAGTTGAGTCAGATGGCCTAATCCCAGTATTGCACTTGGGAACACAGTCAGTACCATCCAGATGGCAAATTGCACTGCTGGGTAGTGTCACACTGACCTTCCATCAACGCCTCCAGTTAAGTGCTATGGTGAAGACAATCAGTGTTCATATTGATCAGCTGCCACCCTCTCTGAACACCCTGtttattcttaattttcagACCCAAACTATTCTCCCTGCCCCCAGATTAAAAGTCCTGCTGCAGTAAGAATAGGGGGTAGCTTTCAGAcatctctctcctcctctttcccatcTGTAATGACTCCCACATATTcccttcttgcttttttttgccCAAAAATCTCCCATTCTGAGGTACTTTGCTGTATGCATCTGTTTACTGTTTCTTCACAACCTTTAAGAATTTGGCAGGACTTTTGCTTTTTATGTTACTTCTATTGATCTGTTCCTTTTTGTCCATTGTAAAAATATTGCAAACAACCCCTGAATCAAAACCCCAAGCAAACTCGTAATCTCTCAAAGATGAAACACTGGTTCACATGACACATGATGCTGTCCacagtatttattttgcttcactgcagttcaaatac is drawn from Poecile atricapillus isolate bPoeAtr1 chromosome W, bPoeAtr1.hap1, whole genome shotgun sequence and contains these coding sequences:
- the LOC131591406 gene encoding germ cell-specific gene 1 protein-like isoform X1 — translated: MSPSLPQYRYSAYFEMVEADLLVHCPGFQEMVLPCWMELLKGLPLRRTFLAVILNLLALTLSTTALLGSYWCTGTQKVPKPLCGKNKASQCVGVPMPSDEDTSNVSSEDTVHYSWETGDDRFAFRYFHTGMWLSCEESMEGPEEKCRSFIELSPPAERGILWLSLGSEMLYISLLLISFILLMVEILHTGNPVCGMKLNAFAAVSSVLSGLLGMVAHMMYTQVFQATVNLGPEDWRPHTWDYGWAFYMAWASFTCCMASAVTTLNTYTKTILEFKRNHIKGYDGTLKDHPQHHQCFIQQISSYYEPKGKVFHSVSEGVDFYTDLQQKMLQREPELDLDEVLGQTIGEDRC
- the LOC131591406 gene encoding germ cell-specific gene 1 protein-like isoform X2, translating into MVEADLLVHCPGFQEMVLPCWMELLKGLPLRRTFLAVILNLLALTLSTTALLGSYWCTGTQKVPKPLCGKNKASQCVGVPMPSDEDTSNVSSEDTVHYSWETGDDRFAFRYFHTGMWLSCEESMEGPEEKCRSFIELSPPAERGILWLSLGSEMLYISLLLISFILLMVEILHTGNPVCGMKLNAFAAVSSVLSGLLGMVAHMMYTQVFQATVNLGPEDWRPHTWDYGWAFYMAWASFTCCMASAVTTLNTYTKTILEFKRNHIKGYDGTLKDHPQHHQCFIQQISSYYEPKGKVFHSVSEGVDFYTDLQQKMLQREPELDLDEVLGQTIGEDRC